In the genome of Phycisphaerales bacterium, one region contains:
- a CDS encoding DUF1570 domain-containing protein, translating to MTPSRTALLSLVAAVLTCQAVPATAQRSAIQPLRTIETRYYILHTDLDDDHVREAVQRITLMAEEYHRRTSGLGRTVTQRLPFYLFSDFRAYEANGGLPGSAGVFTGDRLMAVVMPQNPAFTWYVVQHEGFHQFVYAAIGPNIPIWANEGLAEYFAQGIFTGHRFLLGAVPPERLARVKLAIREQKYLPLAEMMRLPQVAWNIDLRSYHYDQAWAMVHFLAHGDNGRYQDAFFDYLRDVSRGVAAERAWTSRMGTDIRAFQQRWEAYWTSLPDYPTEELYAEAATEVLTAFLARAFSQRQYFEEFEPFATAILSGEIQMHAQDWLPATLAQRVLEDRARFGTWALVRRPGQRLLTLTRPDGTVYEGSYRVERGQVRRVEIKVRPPARRR from the coding sequence ATGACACCCAGCCGCACTGCGCTCCTGTCGCTTGTAGCCGCCGTGCTGACCTGCCAGGCCGTCCCCGCGACCGCGCAGCGGAGCGCAATCCAACCGCTGCGCACCATCGAAACGCGCTACTACATCCTCCATACCGACCTCGACGACGACCATGTCCGCGAGGCCGTCCAGCGCATCACCCTGATGGCCGAAGAGTACCACCGCCGCACCAGCGGACTCGGACGCACCGTCACCCAGCGATTGCCCTTCTATCTCTTCAGCGATTTCCGCGCGTACGAAGCCAATGGCGGGCTCCCGGGCTCCGCCGGAGTTTTCACGGGCGACCGCTTGATGGCCGTCGTCATGCCTCAGAATCCCGCCTTTACCTGGTACGTCGTCCAGCACGAGGGCTTCCACCAGTTCGTCTACGCCGCGATCGGCCCCAACATACCCATCTGGGCCAACGAAGGACTCGCGGAGTACTTCGCCCAGGGCATCTTCACCGGCCACCGCTTCCTGCTGGGGGCGGTGCCACCAGAACGTCTCGCACGGGTGAAGCTCGCGATTCGCGAGCAGAAGTACCTGCCGCTGGCGGAGATGATGCGTCTGCCACAGGTAGCGTGGAACATCGACCTGCGCAGCTATCACTACGACCAGGCGTGGGCGATGGTGCACTTCCTCGCCCACGGCGACAACGGCCGCTACCAGGATGCCTTCTTCGACTACCTCCGCGACGTGAGCCGCGGCGTTGCGGCCGAGCGCGCCTGGACCAGCCGCATGGGGACGGACATCCGCGCCTTCCAGCAGCGCTGGGAGGCCTACTGGACCAGTCTGCCGGACTACCCCACCGAGGAACTCTACGCCGAGGCGGCGACCGAGGTGTTGACGGCATTCCTTGCCCGGGCCTTCAGCCAGCGGCAGTACTTCGAGGAGTTCGAGCCATTCGCGACGGCCATACTCTCCGGTGAAATCCAGATGCACGCACAAGACTGGTTGCCGGCTACACTGGCGCAGCGGGTGCTCGAAGACCGGGCTCGTTTCGGTACATGGGCACTGGTCCGCCGACCCGGGCAACGACTGCTAACACTCACCCGCCCCGATGGAACCGTGTACGAGGGAAGCTACCGGGTCGAGCGCGGGCAGGTACGACGCGTGGAAATCAAGGTGCGGCCGCCCGCGCGGCGGCGCTAG
- a CDS encoding NAD-dependent epimerase/dehydratase family protein: MNLVTGATGLLGSHIVEQLRKRNMPVRALVRRGADRTWLETQSVEFAEGDITEPQTLAAACQGVDVVYHSAAKVGDWGPWEDFQRITIDGTRAMLDAAIAAGVRRFVHISSISTYGYHTHEITVDETFDLGYKLYQWAYYSKSKVAAELLAWEAFKAGRIELTVIRPAWIYGERDRVTIGRLYNMIKGGKAKILGDGTNRLNVVYAGNIAEAAIEAAGRADCNGEAFNCSNDGEITQQQYFDLLAKAIGAPPVQRQVPYKLAYTAGFVLECLGHLFRTKEPPFITRYAVWLMGRRSFFSAEKARRMLNWQPTITYEVGVPNTVRWYREQLAKGS, translated from the coding sequence ATGAATCTCGTCACCGGAGCCACCGGGCTGCTCGGCAGCCATATCGTCGAGCAACTTCGCAAACGCAACATGCCGGTTCGGGCGCTCGTCCGGCGCGGCGCCGATCGCACCTGGCTGGAAACCCAGAGCGTCGAGTTCGCTGAGGGCGATATCACCGAGCCGCAGACGCTTGCGGCCGCCTGCCAAGGTGTGGATGTGGTCTACCACTCGGCGGCCAAGGTCGGCGACTGGGGCCCGTGGGAGGATTTCCAGCGCATTACGATCGACGGCACCCGCGCCATGCTTGATGCCGCTATCGCCGCCGGCGTACGACGCTTCGTGCATATCAGCTCCATCAGCACCTACGGCTACCACACCCACGAAATCACCGTCGATGAGACCTTCGACCTCGGATACAAGCTCTACCAGTGGGCCTACTACAGCAAGTCGAAGGTGGCTGCCGAGCTGCTCGCCTGGGAGGCCTTCAAGGCCGGGCGCATCGAGCTGACCGTCATCCGTCCGGCCTGGATATACGGTGAGCGCGACCGCGTGACGATCGGCCGGCTTTACAACATGATCAAGGGCGGCAAGGCCAAGATCCTGGGCGACGGCACCAACCGTCTCAATGTCGTGTACGCCGGCAACATCGCCGAAGCCGCGATCGAGGCCGCCGGCCGTGCCGATTGCAACGGCGAAGCGTTCAACTGCAGTAATGACGGGGAAATCACCCAGCAGCAGTACTTCGACCTGCTCGCCAAGGCGATTGGTGCGCCTCCCGTGCAGCGCCAGGTGCCCTACAAGCTCGCGTATACGGCCGGCTTCGTGCTCGAGTGCCTCGGCCACCTTTTCCGGACGAAGGAACCGCCCTTCATCACGCGCTACGCGGTCTGGCTCATGGGCCGTCGCTCCTTCTTCAGTGCCGAGAAGGCCCGCCGCATGCTCAACTGGCAGCCAACCATCACCTACGAGGTCGGTGTACCCAACACTGTGCGCTGGTACCGCGAGCAGCTCGCGAAGGGGTCCTGA
- a CDS encoding DUF1801 domain-containing protein, which translates to MNRNAQSVAEYLAALPADRRAALDAVRTVICANLSGGYEEGMQYGMIGYYVPHSIYPAGYHCDPKQPLPFAGLASQKNHMSLYLGCVYGNPEHAEWFRTAWKATGKKLDMGKACIRFKRLEDLPLDVIGEAVARVPVEKYLASYEANLPGSVKRAKPTKYAAANAKRVTNRGAAKQTSKTVRKTAAKRVRKKE; encoded by the coding sequence ATGAACCGAAATGCGCAGTCGGTGGCGGAGTATCTCGCGGCGCTGCCCGCGGACCGGCGCGCGGCACTGGATGCGGTACGGACGGTAATCTGCGCGAACCTCAGTGGGGGCTACGAGGAGGGCATGCAGTACGGGATGATCGGGTACTACGTGCCGCACAGCATCTACCCGGCGGGCTACCACTGCGATCCGAAGCAGCCCCTGCCCTTTGCGGGTCTCGCATCACAGAAGAATCACATGTCGCTGTACCTCGGCTGTGTCTACGGCAACCCGGAGCACGCGGAGTGGTTTCGTACGGCTTGGAAAGCGACGGGGAAGAAACTCGACATGGGCAAGGCCTGCATTCGGTTCAAGCGGCTCGAAGACCTACCGCTCGACGTGATCGGAGAAGCGGTCGCCCGCGTACCGGTAGAGAAGTACCTCGCGAGTTACGAGGCCAACCTGCCCGGGAGCGTGAAGCGGGCGAAGCCCACCAAGTACGCGGCCGCGAACGCAAAACGAGTGACGAATCGAGGAGCTGCCAAGCAGACCAGCAAGACCGTGCGCAAGACGGCCGCCAAACGGGTGCGGAAGAAAGAGTAG
- a CDS encoding DUF2294 domain-containing protein, producing the protein MNTQGEIEAAVCQAMSRFEQEYMGRGPKGVHAYLIGDLLVVRLQGVLTSAEQQLVGTYPPEKGRDLLKQVRTQLIETARPILEQLIESVTGAKPLSMHHDISTVRGEEIVVFSMGEAIPVREKKTR; encoded by the coding sequence GTGAACACGCAGGGCGAGATCGAGGCCGCAGTTTGCCAGGCGATGAGTCGTTTCGAGCAGGAGTACATGGGCCGTGGTCCCAAGGGCGTACACGCCTATCTGATTGGCGACTTGCTCGTCGTCCGCCTGCAGGGGGTTCTGACATCAGCCGAGCAGCAACTGGTGGGAACCTATCCGCCGGAAAAAGGGCGCGATCTGCTCAAGCAGGTGCGGACCCAGTTGATCGAAACCGCGCGACCGATCCTGGAGCAGCTCATCGAGAGCGTTACCGGGGCGAAGCCGCTGAGCATGCATCATGATATCAGCACCGTGCGCGGCGAAGAGATTGTGGTGTTCTCCATGGGGGAAGCGATCCCTGTGCGCGAGAAGAAGACCAGATAG
- the mtnB gene encoding methylthioribulose 1-phosphate dehydratase: MSEVPTFVPGKTGAAADTRPTPAAVPGLLAALRLRFTPAEREVRQYLPAIRALQDVSALFYEHGWAYGTSGNYSVVLARQPLRLLITASGRDKRALRDDDFVVVDAQARPVRRGAPQPSAETWLHVVLAQQPGVGAILHTHSIWNTLLSEVHFAAGAVELAGFEMLKGLAGITTHHARVHIPIYDNTQDIPALAEQLRSQFATPGQPPQHAFLMRGHGLYTWGRDLAEARRHVEILEFLLELAARRDEWTRTRP, translated from the coding sequence ATGTCTGAAGTGCCCACATTCGTGCCGGGGAAGACCGGAGCGGCTGCGGATACGCGTCCGACGCCGGCCGCGGTGCCGGGGTTGCTGGCCGCGCTGCGGCTGCGTTTCACACCGGCGGAGCGCGAGGTGCGGCAGTACTTGCCCGCCATCCGGGCACTGCAGGATGTATCGGCGCTTTTCTACGAACACGGGTGGGCGTACGGCACAAGCGGGAACTATAGCGTGGTGTTGGCGCGCCAGCCGTTGCGCTTGCTGATCACTGCGAGCGGACGTGACAAACGCGCCCTGCGCGATGACGACTTCGTGGTCGTCGATGCCCAGGCACGCCCCGTGCGTCGGGGTGCGCCGCAGCCCTCGGCGGAAACCTGGCTGCATGTCGTGCTGGCGCAGCAACCCGGCGTCGGCGCGATCCTGCACACGCATTCGATCTGGAACACGCTGCTTTCGGAAGTGCACTTTGCGGCCGGGGCGGTCGAGCTGGCTGGTTTCGAGATGCTCAAGGGCCTGGCCGGCATTACCACCCACCACGCGCGCGTGCACATTCCGATCTATGACAACACGCAGGACATCCCGGCGCTGGCTGAGCAGTTGCGCTCGCAGTTCGCCACGCCCGGGCAACCCCCGCAACATGCTTTCCTGATGCGCGGTCACGGGCTCTACACGTGGGGCCGCGACCTCGCCGAAGCCCGGCGACATGTGGAGATCCTCGAATTCCTGTTGGAACTCGCGGCGCGCCGGGATGAATGGACTCGGACCCGCCCGTAG
- a CDS encoding pyridoxal phosphate-dependent aminotransferase, whose translation MRPYLSNRLTGMVQSEIRNMTRECERRGGLNLGQGLGDLPTPPLVREGAIAAIRDRRSTYSFPEGVAELRTAIAAKLARDNDLIADPQREIVVTVGSSGAFGCALLGLLNPGDGLLLPEPYYGYHLNTAVVAGLEPQFITLAPPDFALDEARLRAAIRPNTRALVLCTPSNPSGRMYGEEDFRMLDRVLAEHDLLLITDEIYEYITYDGQRHVSPATVGRLRERTVSIMGLSKTFSITGWRLGYAVAPEPQARALTLVNDLFYICAPTPLQHGAAAGFAAPPEFFEHLRTDYQRKRDILCAGLATAGLHPIVPQGAYYVLAQIGHLGFTSAKAAAMALLEECGVASIPGTAFYQGATGEELLRFCFAKEDDILREAVGRIRQFRGAAVHV comes from the coding sequence ATGCGACCGTATCTTTCGAACCGACTGACCGGCATGGTGCAATCCGAGATCCGCAACATGACACGCGAATGCGAGCGCCGGGGTGGCCTCAACCTCGGCCAGGGGCTCGGCGATCTGCCGACCCCGCCACTCGTCCGCGAGGGTGCCATTGCCGCGATTCGCGACCGCCGCAGTACCTACTCGTTCCCCGAGGGCGTGGCGGAATTGCGCACGGCCATCGCTGCCAAGCTCGCGCGCGACAATGATCTGATCGCCGACCCGCAGCGCGAGATCGTGGTCACGGTCGGTTCCTCCGGCGCATTCGGCTGCGCGTTGCTCGGCTTGCTCAACCCCGGTGACGGACTCCTGCTGCCTGAGCCCTACTATGGTTACCACTTGAACACGGCCGTCGTGGCCGGGCTCGAGCCCCAATTCATCACGCTCGCCCCACCCGATTTCGCCCTCGACGAAGCGCGGCTGCGCGCCGCGATTCGGCCGAATACGCGGGCGCTCGTCTTGTGTACACCGTCGAATCCCAGCGGCCGGATGTACGGGGAAGAAGACTTCCGCATGCTCGACCGGGTCCTGGCGGAGCACGACCTGCTATTGATCACGGATGAGATCTACGAATACATCACCTACGACGGACAGCGCCACGTGAGTCCTGCGACGGTCGGCCGGCTGCGGGAGCGCACCGTGAGCATCATGGGGCTTTCGAAGACTTTCAGCATTACTGGCTGGCGCCTGGGTTATGCGGTGGCGCCGGAGCCGCAGGCACGCGCGCTGACACTGGTGAACGACCTGTTCTACATTTGCGCGCCGACGCCGCTCCAGCACGGAGCCGCGGCGGGCTTCGCCGCTCCCCCGGAATTCTTCGAGCACCTGCGCACGGATTACCAGCGCAAACGCGACATTCTGTGCGCGGGGCTGGCGACGGCAGGGTTGCACCCGATCGTGCCACAGGGCGCGTATTACGTGTTGGCGCAAATCGGGCACCTGGGATTCACGTCGGCCAAGGCCGCGGCGATGGCGCTGCTCGAGGAGTGCGGCGTCGCGAGCATCCCCGGCACAGCGTTCTACCAGGGCGCGACGGGTGAGGAGCTGCTGCGGTTCTGCTTCGCGAAGGAAGACGACATTCTGCGGGAGGCCGTCGGCCGCATCCGCCAGTTCAGAGGAGCTGCCGTCCATGTCTGA
- a CDS encoding transketolase translates to MASTAALHHKAVELGKLAVRMTTKSGSGHPSSALSLAHLITCLMYRTMRYNVADPWHPSADRLVLSEGHAVPIVYAALADLGATVGKSRAAASKLTHAELDQLRARDSVLDGHPNPAEGMPFFDAATGSLGMGLSVAAGLAAAARLDGSNRRVYCIIGDGEAREGQIWEAVDFIADHKLAHVCAIFNANAQGQAAPVSEQQSATTLAAKMRAAHWEVVELDGHDPDAILTALAKVGTTPRPLALIATTVKGWGCEPLLKGNWHGKPIPENELAAALAELDMTATRLGKAASLDGPPAAPPLGMGKRTEPEDVTWPAFDAAMAANGLATALEKGALSTRRAYGAALKVAGDLLPQVVALDGDVSNSTFSEVFGKAYPERFFECKIGEQNMISAGAGLAAGGYIPFANSFAKFISRAYDQIEMANISRANLKIVGSHAGISLAADGPSQMGLVDVAFFASYTTVRGDDRESPLLWFFHPADALTAYHCTRHMTTLRSMCYMRTHRPDVPLLYETSATFELGAWNVLNPGDDLTIIASGYMVHPAKQAVALLAKQNIRATLIDAWCLPVQPERLAEQIQRAGCRALVVEDNYGGGFGSIVAEIAARTGNLRVETLRCQRIPKSTRSPEEVLDYCGVGVGQIADHALAMLRRAR, encoded by the coding sequence ATGGCTTCGACGGCGGCGTTACACCACAAGGCAGTGGAACTTGGCAAACTCGCGGTTCGCATGACCACCAAGTCCGGCTCCGGCCACCCTTCGAGCGCCCTCTCACTCGCCCATCTCATCACCTGCCTGATGTACCGTACCATGCGATACAACGTCGCCGACCCGTGGCACCCCTCCGCCGACCGCCTAGTGCTGTCCGAAGGTCACGCCGTGCCGATCGTCTATGCCGCGCTTGCCGATCTCGGCGCCACCGTCGGCAAATCCAGGGCGGCGGCCTCGAAGCTGACTCACGCCGAGCTCGACCAGTTGCGCGCCCGCGACTCCGTGCTCGACGGACACCCCAACCCAGCCGAGGGCATGCCCTTTTTCGATGCCGCCACCGGCAGTCTCGGGATGGGGCTGAGTGTCGCGGCGGGTTTGGCGGCGGCCGCACGGCTGGATGGCTCCAACCGCCGGGTGTACTGCATCATCGGGGATGGCGAAGCCCGTGAAGGGCAGATCTGGGAAGCGGTTGACTTCATCGCCGACCACAAGTTGGCCCACGTCTGTGCCATTTTCAATGCGAACGCCCAGGGCCAAGCGGCGCCCGTCTCCGAGCAGCAGTCCGCCACGACTCTCGCAGCCAAGATGCGGGCCGCGCATTGGGAGGTCGTCGAACTGGACGGCCACGATCCGGATGCGATTCTGACCGCCCTCGCCAAGGTCGGCACCACGCCGCGCCCGCTGGCCTTGATCGCCACAACCGTCAAGGGTTGGGGCTGCGAACCACTGCTCAAGGGCAACTGGCACGGCAAGCCCATCCCGGAGAATGAACTCGCTGCTGCCCTGGCGGAACTCGATATGACGGCCACCCGGCTCGGCAAGGCCGCAAGTCTGGACGGACCGCCAGCCGCCCCCCCCCTTGGCATGGGCAAGCGTACGGAACCGGAGGATGTGACATGGCCGGCCTTTGACGCTGCGATGGCCGCGAACGGTCTCGCCACCGCGCTTGAGAAGGGCGCGCTGTCGACACGGCGGGCGTACGGGGCCGCGCTCAAAGTGGCCGGCGACCTGCTGCCGCAGGTGGTGGCTCTCGATGGCGACGTGAGCAATTCAACCTTCTCCGAGGTTTTCGGCAAGGCCTACCCGGAGCGCTTCTTCGAGTGCAAGATCGGCGAGCAGAACATGATCTCCGCAGGCGCGGGCCTGGCCGCCGGGGGCTACATCCCGTTCGCCAATTCCTTCGCGAAGTTCATCTCCCGGGCGTACGACCAGATCGAGATGGCAAACATTTCGCGGGCCAACCTGAAGATCGTCGGATCGCACGCCGGCATCTCGCTCGCGGCCGATGGCCCCAGCCAGATGGGCCTCGTGGATGTCGCTTTCTTCGCGAGCTACACGACCGTCCGCGGCGATGACCGCGAGAGTCCGTTGCTGTGGTTCTTCCACCCGGCCGACGCGCTGACGGCCTATCACTGCACGCGCCATATGACCACCCTGCGCAGCATGTGCTACATGCGAACGCACCGTCCGGACGTCCCGCTGCTGTACGAAACCAGCGCGACCTTCGAACTGGGTGCGTGGAACGTGCTCAACCCCGGCGACGACCTGACAATCATTGCGTCGGGCTACATGGTCCACCCGGCCAAGCAGGCGGTCGCCCTGCTGGCCAAGCAGAACATCCGCGCCACCCTGATCGACGCGTGGTGTTTGCCGGTGCAACCGGAGCGGCTCGCGGAGCAAATCCAGCGGGCCGGCTGCCGGGCCCTCGTGGTCGAAGACAACTACGGCGGCGGGTTCGGGTCGATCGTCGCGGAGATCGCGGCCCGCACCGGCAACCTGCGGGTCGAAACGCTCCGCTGCCAGCGCATCCCCAAGTCGACCCGTTCACCCGAGGAAGTGCTCGACTACTGTGGCGTCGGTGTTGGGCAGATTGCCGACCACGCACTCGCGATGCTGCGCCGAGCGCGCTGA
- a CDS encoding nucleotide pyrophosphohydrolase has product MRIREFQQLIDRMYSDKDRARGAAKTFLWFTEEVGELARAIARGDDRANLEEEFADVLAWLVTLANVEGVDLESALRKFTTGCPGCGELVCHCVAKLT; this is encoded by the coding sequence ATGCGCATACGCGAATTCCAGCAGCTCATCGACCGCATGTACTCCGACAAGGATCGGGCGCGCGGCGCCGCAAAGACTTTTCTCTGGTTCACCGAGGAAGTTGGAGAACTCGCCCGGGCCATCGCGCGCGGCGACGATCGCGCTAATCTCGAAGAGGAGTTCGCGGACGTCCTCGCCTGGCTCGTCACGCTCGCCAACGTCGAAGGGGTGGATCTCGAGAGCGCCCTGCGGAAGTTCACCACGGGCTGCCCCGGTTGCGGAGAACTGGTGTGCCATTGTGTCGCCAAGCTAACGTGA